Within the Burkholderia sp. NRF60-BP8 genome, the region TGTTCGCGCCCCATCCACTCGCCGCCGTCGCGCTGGTGCCGCTGGCGGCGATCGGCGCGGCGCTCTTGCAACGCGCGATGCGGGTGTCGCTCGCCCGCTGGCGCCAGTGCCCGTATTCGAGCCCGTGCCTGGCCGTCACCGCGCTGTGGTTCCCGTTCATCGCGTTGCAGCATGCGGACGGCGCGACCGCCAGCCCGACGCTGACGCCGGCTTCCATCACCGACGCGCTGCTGTCGGCTGTCGCCCAGACCACCTTCGCGCACGGCGCATGGGCCGGCGTGCTGGTCGTGGCCGGCCTCGCCGTCGCATCCCGCCGCGCGACCGCGTTCGCGGTCGGCGGCGCGGCCGTGTCGACCGTGCTGCTGGTCGCGCTCGGCGCAAGCGGCGCATCGTTCGCCGGCGGCCTGCTCGGCTTCAACGGCGCGCTCGCCGCGCTCGCGCTGATGCCGCGCGGGCCGCGTGCGGCGCTCGCGGCCGCCGCACTCGCCGCGCTCATTCAATGGCTCGCGATGCGCGCGGGCATCCCCGTGTTCACGGCCCCGTTCGCGCTCGCGTCGTGGGCGACCGTGGCCGTCGCGCGCCGCCTCACCCTCGGAGAACCCGATGTCGTTCGCACACCGTCCTGATGCCGTGAAGCCCGGCGGCCCGATCTCGGACGCCGAGCGCCGGCTGCGCGTCGACCTCGCCGCCGCGTACCGGCTCGTCGCGCTGAACGGTTGGGACGACCTGATCTACACGCATCTGTCCGCGACCGTACCCGGCGAGCCCGGCCACTTCCTGATCAACCCATTCGGCCTCACGTTCGACGAGGTTTGCGCATCGAACCTCGTGAAGATCGACCTGGCCGGCCAGCGGATCGGCGGCGGCGAGCACGCCGTCAACGTGACCGGTTTCGCGCTGCATGCGGCCGTGCACGCCGCGCGCGCCGACGCCGTCTGCGTGATGCATCTGCACAATACGGCCGGCATCGCCGTGTCGATCCAGCGCGACGGGCTGCTGCCGGCGTCGCAGCATGCGTTGCGTTTTCATGGCGATCTCGCGTACCACGACTACGAAGCACTCGCGTTCTCGCCGGCCGAAGGCATGCGGCTGACCGCGAGCCTCGGCGCGAAATCCGCGATGCTGCTGCGCAATCACGGCACGCTGACGGTCGGCCGCACCGTCGCCGAAGCCTATGTGCTGATGGATACGCTGATCAAGGCGTGCGACATCCAGGTGCGCGCGCAGGCCGGCGGCGGGCCGCTCGTGCTGCCGGAGCCGGACGTCGCCGAGCGCACCGCCGAACAACTGCGCGACGGCGGCGCGATCGAAGGCGAACTGGAATGGCCGGCGCTGCTGCGCCGGCTCGACCGGATCGATCCGTCGTATCGCGACTGACGTTGCCTGCGCACCCGACCGAATCGTTCATCGTCAATCGTTCAATCCCAACGGAGCATCTGTCATGCCGACTTTCAATATCCAGCTGTTCGAAGGCCGCACCGTCGAGCAAAAGCGCGCATTCGTCGAAGCGATCACGCGCGTCACGTGCGAGACGCTCGGCTGCACGCCGGGCTCGGTCGATATCATCCTGACCGACGTGAAGAAGGAGAACTGGGCGACGGCCGGGAAGCTGTGGAGCGACGAGGGCTGAGCGCCGAGGGCAGCGTCGCTTCGGCGCCGCACGCCCTGCGCTGAACGTTGCACCGCGGGATGCCCGCGACGACCACTGCATGCGGGCGCCTCACGCCCGCCGCCATTGTGCACCCGCACATCGCTTTGTCACGCAATCGGCGCATAATGCCGGACAGACGCAGCAGCCAATGGCCACCCGACGGAGACCGCCATGGAAGCGAAGAACGAGGAAGTCGTCGCACACCTGCTCTCCGACGTCGTCGAATTCGCGCGCGCGCGCCTGCCCGAAGCCACGTTCCGGATCGTCGAGCCTTTCCTGCGTCACTACTACGATTTCGTCGACGCCGACGATCTGCAGAACCGCAGCATCGCCGACCTGTACGGCGCCGCGATGGCGCACTGGCAAACCGCCCAAAAGTTCGTGCCCGGCAGCGAACGCCTGCGCGTGTACAACCCGATCCTCGAACAGCACGGCTGGCATTCCGACCACACGGTGATCGAGATCGTCAACGACGACATGCCGTTCCTGGTCGATTCGGTGACGATGGCCGTCAACCGTCTCGGGCTCGCGCTGCATTCGGCGCTGCATCCGGTGTTCCGCATCTGGCGCGGCGCCGGCGGCGGCATCGAGCGGGTCGACGCGGGTGGCGCGACCTCCAGCGACAGCCAATCGCAACTCGCGTCGTTCATCCATTTCGAAGTCGACCGCTGCGGCGACGCCGCGCTGCTCGACACGCTGCGCGAGGACATCGCGCGGGTGCTCGGCGACGTGCGCGCGTCGGTCGAGGACTGGCCGAAGATCGTCGACATCGCGCGCGCGACGATCAAGGAGATGAAGTCGCGCGAATCGACCGCGGAGGACATCGAGGCGCGCGCGTTCCTCGAATGGATGGCCGCCGATCACTTCACGTTCCTCGGTCAGCGCGACTACGCGCTCGTATCCGACGGCACGGGCTTCGGCCTGCGCGGCATCGAGGGCTCGGGCTTCGGCATCCTGCGCGAATCGCTGCGCACGTCCGATGCGCCCGACGTGACGCCGCTGCCGCAAGCCGCCGCCGACATCATCACCGGCGCGTGGCCGATCTTCCTGACCAAGGCGAATTCGCGCGCGACCGTGCACCGCCCCGGCTATCTCGACTACGTCGGCGTGAAACTCGTCGGCGCCGACGGCAAGGTCGCCGGCGAGCGCCGCTTCATCGGGCTCTACACGTCGACCGCATACATGGTGTCGACCGCCGAGATCCCGATCGTGCGCCGCAAGTGCGCGAACATCCTGCGGCGCGCGGGCTTCTTGCCGAAGGGGCATCTCGGCAAGTCGCTCGTGACGGTGCTCGAAACCTATCCGCGCGACGAACTGTTCCAGGCCGACGAAGACCAGCTCTACGACATCGCGCTCGGCATCCTGCGCCTGCAGGAACACCAGCGTACGCGCCTGTTCGTGCGCCGCGACCGCTTCGACCGCTTCGTGTCCTGCCTCGTGTTCGTGCCGCGCGACAAGTACAACACCGACCTGCGCCGGCGCATCGCGAAGCTGCTCGTCGATGCGTACAACGGCGTGAACGTCGAATTCACGCCGCTGCTGTCGGAATCGGCGATCGCGCGGATTCATTTCGTCGTGCATGCGGAACCGGGCACGATGCCCGACGTCGACACGCGCGAGCTCGAAACGCGGCTCGTGCAGGTCACGCGCCGCTGGCAGGACGATCTCGCCGACGCGCTGCTCGACGCCTTCGGCGAAGAGCAAGGCAACCGTCTGCTGCAGCGCTACGCGGAATCGTTCCCGGCCGGCTATCGCGACGACTATCCGGCGCGCACGGCCGTGCGCGACATCGAGCTGATCGAGCGCGTGAAGGATTCGGGGCAGCTCGCGATGAACCTGTACCGGCC harbors:
- a CDS encoding urea transporter encodes the protein MPTARPASPPIDLRMLLRGIGQVVLQANALTGTLLLTALALTDLRLACAALVGSAAASMTAVLTGAERRDVEQGLHGFNGALAALIAVLFAPHPLAAVALVPLAAIGAALLQRAMRVSLARWRQCPYSSPCLAVTALWFPFIALQHADGATASPTLTPASITDALLSAVAQTTFAHGAWAGVLVVAGLAVASRRATAFAVGGAAVSTVLLVALGASGASFAGGLLGFNGALAALALMPRGPRAALAAAALAALIQWLAMRAGIPVFTAPFALASWATVAVARRLTLGEPDVVRTPS
- a CDS encoding class II aldolase/adducin family protein, which translates into the protein MSFAHRPDAVKPGGPISDAERRLRVDLAAAYRLVALNGWDDLIYTHLSATVPGEPGHFLINPFGLTFDEVCASNLVKIDLAGQRIGGGEHAVNVTGFALHAAVHAARADAVCVMHLHNTAGIAVSIQRDGLLPASQHALRFHGDLAYHDYEALAFSPAEGMRLTASLGAKSAMLLRNHGTLTVGRTVAEAYVLMDTLIKACDIQVRAQAGGGPLVLPEPDVAERTAEQLRDGGAIEGELEWPALLRRLDRIDPSYRD
- a CDS encoding 4-oxalocrotonate tautomerase, producing MPTFNIQLFEGRTVEQKRAFVEAITRVTCETLGCTPGSVDIILTDVKKENWATAGKLWSDEG